A window of Bacillota bacterium genomic DNA:
CGGCGGGGAAGCCGCTGGGCAGGGTGGCAGCCCTGGCCGCACGGGTCCTCAGGGGGAAGCACCGGCCCGACTTCACGCCTTACCTGGACACGGGAGATCACGTGGTGATCGTGAATGCGGAAAAGGTGGTACTGACCGGTAAGAAGCTGGAGAACAAGATGTATTTCCGCCACTCGGGGTATCCGGGAGGCGTACGCGTGGTGAGCGCCCGGGACATGCGGGCCCGCCACCCGGAACGGATGGTGAAGCTGGCGGTATGGGGGATGCTTCC
This region includes:
- the rplM gene encoding 50S ribosomal protein L13; the encoded protein is MQRTYLPRKEEIRRRWYVIDAAGKPLGRVAALAARVLRGKHRPDFTPYLDTGDHVVIVNAEKVVLTGKKLENKMYFRHSGYPGGVRVVSARDMRARHPERMVKLAVWGMLPHHRLGRRMVKKLKVYRGPDHPHAAQRPEPLSL